The Shewanella sp. KX20019 genome window below encodes:
- a CDS encoding fumarylacetoacetate hydrolase family protein → MKLASYDNGRRDGQLMLVSRDLTKAVAVPAIAHTLQQLLDSWDLLNPQLVELYDALNEGLMDNAVVFDEAKCLSPLPRAYQWADGSAYVNHVELVRKARGAEMPETFWTDPLVYQGGSDCFIAPTADIPLASEAWGIDFESEIAIITDDVPMGVARDNAAKHIKLLMLVNDVSLRNLIPGELAKGFGFFQAKPSSSFSPVAVTPDELNDKWQDSKVHLPLITHLNNELFGRPNAGVDMTFNFSQLVSHVAKTRPLGAGAIIGSGTISNYDRSAGSSCLAETRMLETIADGKPSTPFMGFGDRVRIEMLDENEQSIFGTIDQQVVEYKA, encoded by the coding sequence ATGAAGTTAGCAAGTTATGATAATGGCCGCCGTGATGGTCAGTTAATGTTAGTTAGCCGTGATCTAACTAAAGCGGTTGCGGTGCCTGCTATTGCTCATACTTTGCAGCAGTTGTTAGATTCATGGGATCTACTCAATCCACAATTGGTTGAGCTTTATGATGCATTAAACGAAGGTTTGATGGATAACGCAGTAGTGTTTGACGAAGCTAAGTGTTTATCACCACTTCCAAGAGCCTATCAATGGGCTGATGGCAGTGCTTATGTAAACCATGTTGAATTGGTACGTAAAGCTCGTGGTGCTGAGATGCCTGAGACATTCTGGACCGATCCTCTCGTTTACCAAGGTGGCTCAGACTGCTTTATAGCACCAACTGCAGACATTCCATTGGCAAGTGAAGCGTGGGGCATCGACTTTGAATCTGAAATTGCCATTATTACCGATGATGTACCCATGGGGGTCGCAAGGGACAATGCTGCCAAACATATCAAACTGCTGATGCTGGTAAATGACGTGTCATTAAGAAACCTGATCCCTGGCGAACTGGCTAAGGGTTTTGGATTCTTCCAAGCTAAGCCTTCAAGCAGTTTTTCACCTGTCGCGGTCACGCCCGATGAGTTAAACGATAAGTGGCAAGATAGCAAAGTACATCTGCCATTAATCACTCATCTGAATAATGAGCTGTTTGGGCGCCCAAATGCGGGTGTCGATATGACATTCAACTTTAGCCAGTTGGTATCTCATGTTGCAAAAACACGTCCTTTAGGTGCGGGTGCCATTATTGGTTCTGGGACTATTTCTAACTATGATCGTAGTGCGGGTTCAAGCTGTCTTGCTGAGACTCGCATGCTTGAAACCATCGCCGACGGTAAGCCTTCAACGCCATTTATGGGCTTTGGCGACCGCGTTCGTATTGAGATGCTTGACGAAAATGAGCAGTCAATATTTGGTACTATTGATCAGCAGGTCGTTGAATACAAAGCTTAG
- the maiA gene encoding maleylacetoacetate isomerase: protein MKLYGYWRSSAAYRVRIALNYKGVIAEQLSVHLVKNGGEQHQQQYTALNAQELVPTLVTTDEDGRELVLTQSLAIIEYLEDMHTHNPLLPQSASDKAIVRAMSLTVACEVHPLNNLKVLQYLAAELDISDSAKASWYHNWVHQGFAALEQQLEHYSGKFCFGDKITLADLCLVPQVYNAERFKVDMTPYPNIVRVNANCLAEQVFIDAIPENQHDAT, encoded by the coding sequence ATGAAATTATATGGCTACTGGCGTTCAAGCGCTGCTTACCGCGTGCGTATCGCGCTTAATTACAAAGGGGTGATAGCTGAGCAGCTCTCGGTTCATCTGGTGAAAAACGGCGGTGAACAGCATCAGCAACAATACACAGCATTGAATGCGCAAGAGTTGGTGCCAACATTGGTGACAACGGATGAAGATGGACGAGAACTGGTATTAACGCAGTCGCTCGCGATAATCGAGTATCTTGAGGATATGCACACTCATAATCCACTTCTGCCTCAAAGTGCATCTGATAAAGCGATTGTAAGAGCTATGTCGCTTACCGTTGCGTGTGAAGTTCATCCGTTAAATAACTTAAAAGTTCTGCAGTATTTGGCGGCAGAGTTAGATATTAGCGATAGTGCTAAAGCATCCTGGTATCACAATTGGGTACATCAAGGTTTTGCCGCATTAGAACAGCAATTAGAACACTATAGTGGTAAGTTCTGTTTTGGCGATAAAATTACCTTAGCTGACCTGTGCCTAGTGCCACAAGTTTATAACGCAGAGCGCTTTAAAGTGGATATGACGCCATATCCTAATATCGTACGCGTCAATGCCAATTGCTTAGCGGAGCAAGTCTTTATTGATGCGATTCCTGAGAATCAGCACGACGCAACATAG
- the tyrR gene encoding transcriptional regulator TyrR produces the protein MRLEVSCLDRVGLAKDILLIMEDYGINLFAIDASNQGFLYLQFAEVSFDMLSELLPLIRKVEGVHDVRTVSFMPSEQEHYALKTLLKTLPDSVFSLDIKGRIRIVNESALHIIGMAEHEIIEESIGHWVQGFNFSRWLSESTVLAQATRVNIGENEYLAEMLPIYLPDGSENPILAGAVVSLKSPARLGKQFNALQNQTTGFENVLATSDKMKEVLVQARRMSQLDAPLLITGETGTGKELMSRACHDASMRREQPFIAINCAAMPDSAAEEELFGYVSNGTVVKRGFFEEAKGGTVFLDEIAEMSRSAQVKLLRFLQDGTFRRVGGDEEVRSDVRIICSTQKNLAELCQTGEFREDLYYRIHVLSFHVPSLRERKVDVIPLTEMFLEHYSQQLSIPIRRISGECREHLLAYAWPGNIRQLKNAIFRAVSMWDGSAELTVDQLKLPSYAEGFGYFDHQFEGSLEQAMKQFEASLLRRLYPAYPSTRQLAKKLGVSHTAIANKLREYKISKQKAL, from the coding sequence ATGCGCTTGGAAGTCAGCTGTTTAGACCGAGTCGGTTTAGCGAAAGATATATTATTGATAATGGAAGATTATGGTATCAACCTGTTTGCTATCGACGCTAGTAATCAAGGTTTTCTGTATCTGCAATTTGCTGAAGTTAGCTTTGATATGCTCAGCGAACTATTGCCGCTTATCCGCAAAGTAGAGGGGGTACACGATGTACGAACCGTCTCCTTTATGCCGTCTGAGCAAGAACATTACGCGTTAAAAACACTGTTAAAAACATTGCCTGATTCAGTCTTTTCACTCGATATAAAAGGGCGTATTCGCATTGTGAACGAATCGGCTTTGCATATTATCGGTATGGCTGAGCATGAGATCATAGAGGAATCCATTGGCCACTGGGTACAGGGTTTTAACTTTAGCCGTTGGTTGAGTGAATCAACCGTGTTGGCGCAAGCGACTCGGGTCAATATTGGTGAGAACGAATATCTGGCTGAAATGTTGCCTATTTATCTGCCTGACGGTAGTGAAAACCCAATTCTTGCTGGTGCAGTCGTGTCATTAAAGTCACCAGCCCGTTTAGGTAAACAATTTAATGCATTGCAAAACCAAACCACTGGGTTTGAAAATGTATTAGCAACCAGCGATAAGATGAAAGAGGTGCTGGTGCAGGCCCGCAGAATGTCGCAGTTGGACGCACCATTATTGATCACAGGAGAAACCGGTACTGGCAAAGAGTTAATGTCACGAGCGTGTCACGATGCCAGTATGCGCCGCGAACAGCCTTTTATTGCGATTAATTGCGCCGCGATGCCAGACAGTGCAGCCGAAGAAGAGTTATTTGGTTATGTGAGTAATGGCACTGTGGTCAAGCGCGGATTTTTTGAAGAAGCAAAGGGCGGAACCGTCTTTTTAGATGAAATTGCTGAGATGTCTCGGTCTGCACAAGTTAAGTTATTACGTTTTTTACAGGACGGTACCTTTAGACGTGTTGGCGGAGATGAAGAGGTGCGCAGTGATGTTCGCATCATCTGTTCGACTCAGAAAAATCTAGCCGAGCTGTGCCAGACAGGTGAGTTTAGAGAAGATCTTTACTATCGTATCCACGTCTTAAGCTTCCATGTACCGTCTCTTCGGGAGCGTAAAGTGGACGTGATCCCACTGACAGAAATGTTTTTAGAGCATTACAGCCAACAACTCTCTATCCCAATTCGCCGTATTTCAGGTGAATGTCGTGAGCACCTTCTTGCTTATGCTTGGCCGGGTAATATACGCCAACTTAAAAATGCCATTTTTAGAGCGGTGTCTATGTGGGATGGCAGTGCTGAATTGACTGTGGACCAACTTAAATTGCCATCGTATGCAGAAGGCTTCGGCTATTTTGATCATCAGTTTGAGGGCAGTCTTGAGCAAGCGATGAAGCAGTTTGAAGCTAGTTTGCTACGACGCTTATATCCGGCTTATCCAAGCACACGTCAACTTGCTAAAAAATTAGGTGTCTCTCACACCGCTATCGCGAATAAGCTGCGTGAATACAAGATTAGTAAACAGAAAGCTTTGTAA